Genomic DNA from bacterium BMS3Abin14:
AATGACAAAATAGTTGAGATTAGAAATAAAGCCTTTTTATCAGTATTTCAATCAGTATTAATTGTACTGGCCACTACCTTTTTACTTTATCCAGTTATTCTTCAACTGAAGAAAAAACTATCAATACGCTCTTATGAGTTGCTAGACTCAAACATTAATACTATCAAGTCTCTTGGAAGTGCGATAGCAAAGAGGGATAGCGATACAAATTCACATAACTATCGTGTTACAATATACTCTGTAAGTCTCGCAGAGAAATCAAGATTAAGTAAGTCTCAAATCCAGGCATTGATAAAAGGTGCCTTCCTCCATGATATCGGAAAAATTGGTATCAGTGATGCTATTCTTCTCAAGCCAGGCAAGCTGACTCATGATGAATTTGAAATAGTGAAGCAACATGTTGTACTAGGTGTAGAGATACTCGAAAACAACAAGTGGTTAAGAGATGCTATCGATGTTGTACTTTATCATCATGAAAAATTTGATGGAAGCGGTTACATTCATGGGCTTAAGGGTAAAGACATACCTGTAAATGCAAAAATATTTGCAATAGCTGATGTTTTTGATGCTTTAACTTCCAGTCGCCCATATAAAAAAGCCTTTTCTCTCGATAAATCTCTGGAGATTTTAAAATCAGATGCCGGCTCACACTTCGAACCTCAATTTATATCAAAGTTTGAGCAGATAGCAAAAGAACTTTATATAGAAATCAGCAATCTTGAAAATGAACGAGTATTAAACAAGCATTTAGATTCACTTATAAGTAGATATTTTACGATCTTAAATTAACTCGTGTCAATCCGCAAACTCCGACCTGTGATAATATTAATGGTTCATCCGGTTTATGCGTACCTGGATAAGAACCATATCCCACCATTTGTCATCGCGCTTGTCCCGCCAAAGCTTACAGAGCGACGGCGGAAGCTGTAACCCATGCGAAGCGATCCCATAGCGGCCGGAGGGCGCTGTGACAAGCTTTTCAGCTCCGCCCGCGGGATTGCCGCGTCACTCTCGTCTCCCTCGATGGATAGTGGACCCCTTAAATGGGACAGTCCGCTAAAGTGTAACAGACTTGTTCCGAAAGGGGGTAAGAATGAAGAGGGGCCCCTCCGTCCTCCGTCCTTTTTCTCCCCTGATTTTCAGTTCTTGACCGTCCCGGGCTGAAGGTATACAAAGCAGAGTGACCAGGGGGTCACGTTTTGCGCGCGATTTAGAAAGCAGGGGGAAGTATGAAGCCGAAAATCGCTGTCTGGGCCGCCCAGATACGAGCGCCGTTCCTTCTTCTGGCTGTTGCCCTTGTCCTGATCGGGGGCGCCCTGGCCCACGAATACGGACAGTTCGGCTTTTTGCTCTTTTTCCTATGCCTGGCAGGTACGGTCCTGGCTCACGCTTCCGTCAATCTTTTCAACGAACTTTCCGATTTCCGGACCGGCATCGATTCCATTACCAGGAGAACGCCGTTCTCGGGAGGGAGCGGGAACCTGCAGGCGGGTCTTACATCGGAATGGGGCGTCAGGATCGCCGCGTGGTGCACCCTGGCTTTGGCCGGCGCGATCGGGCTGTACCTGGCGTGGCGGTCAGGCTGGATTCTGCTGGTGTTTATCCTGGTGGGGGGGCTGACGACAGTGTTTTACACAAGCCGCCTGGCCAAATTTGCCATGGGGGAACTGTTCGCGGGCATGTGTCTTGGGAGCATGGTGGTCGTCGGCACTTTCATCGCCATGACCGGGGAGCTGAACACTACGGTACTGCTCGCCTCCGTGCCGCCCGGCATTCTTACATCACTGCTGCTTTTCCTGAATGAATTCCCGGACCTGCAAGCGGACAGTTCCGGAGGGCGGCGTCACCTTCTTATCGTCCTGGGGAGGTCGGTCTCGGCGCGGGTCTACACGGTTTCTCTGGGCGTCTGCTACGGGTTCATCGTCTGGGGTGTCGCCTCGGGCGTCTTTCCGGTTCCAATGCTTATCACCCTCCTGACCCTCCCCCTCGCCTTCAAGGCCGCTGTCATCACCCTGAAGCACCATGACGATTTCGAGAAGATGATCGCGGCACAGGGGGCCAACGTGGGGCTGGTCCTGGGAATAGACTTTCTCATGGCCATAGCCTACTTCATTCACTGACAGGTCCAAAACAAGATTCTTATATCCGCCCTGATTTGTTGTATAATATTTTTCCATGGAAAACATTACGGGAGTTATCCTTGCCGGCGGGCGGAGTGAAAGAATGGGAGTGGACAAAGCTACGCTGCGCATACAGGGTGAGACACTGTTCGAGCGCCAGCTCAATGCTTTCCGCGAGGTCTTTCCAAGAGTTCTGATCGCCGGGGACCGACCAGACCTGGCCAGTCCGGAGGTCCCCTGCGTTCCCGACCTGTATCCCGGCAGCGCTTTGGGAGGCCTGTACACCGGGTTATCGACTGCCGGGACCCCATACATCTTCGCGGCACCCTGCGATATGCCCCTACCCGATACCGACATGATCCGCTTCATCGTGTCCTGTCGAACGAGTGCCTACGACGCTGTGGTCCCCAGGACCAGTGCAGGCATGGAGCCCCTCTTCGCCGTATATTCCAGGAAGTGCCTCCCGGTCATGAAGAGCCTCCTTGAGGAGGGAAACTACCGGGTTCTGGACATATATGAGAGGGTGAACGTCCTGTTTATTGAAGAGGATTCTCTACCTCCCGGTTGGGAGAGGGCTCTGTTGAATATTAATACACGTGAGAATTTGGAACATGTTATGCTCGATATTGAATTTAAAACCCGGCATGACCGCACATTCAATGATTGATGACTTCGCAAAAAGTCATGAATGGATTTTTACGACCCTATCAATGATTGACAACTATGGATTCTGCTGAAGGAGACATGATGTCCGAAAATAGTATGTTGACATTCGATGAAGCTCTTGCCGTCATTCACCGCAGCGTATCTACCTCCGAACCGGTCCATGTAGCACTCGAGAAGGCGCTCGGAACCGTCGCGGCGGAAGGTATCCACTCCAGCGTGGACCTGCCACCGGCAGACAGTTCGGCAATGGACGGCTACGCTTTCGCGTATATGGGTCAGAGGAAGGGTGACAATTTGCCGGTGACCGGCGTTTCCATGGCGGGCGAACCATTCGGAGGCGTCGTGCAGAAAGATCAGGCCGTGAAGATCATGACAGGCGGGATCGTCCCGCAGGGCTGCGACGCGGTGATCCCTTTCGAGGAGGTTGAAGAATCGCGTGATTCTATCTGTCTCAAGGCCGATGCCGCTTTTGGAACCAATATCCGATTCCGTGGTGAGGAGGTCGGTAAGGGTGAAATTCTGGTACAGGCTGGAACCCTTCTCGACTCCCGCGAAATCGGCATGGTGGCGGCCGGTGCTGTCCCGCAAGTGAAGGTTATACAGAGGCCCCGCGTGGCCCTCCTCACTACCGGGACGGAACTGACGTCCCTGGGAGAACCGCTGAGTCCAGGGCGGATTGTCAATTCCAACCATTACTTTCTTTCAGCCCGTCTACGGGAACTTGGCTGCGATGTTCTGCCGCTGGGAACCGTTCCGGACGACATGAAGCGGCTTAAGAGTGCGTTCATCGAGGGCCTTGAGGCCGACGCGATTATCAGCACCGGTGGTGTGTCGGTCGGGGATCGGGATCTTGTCAAAAATTCCCTGTCAGAGCTTGGATTCGACCTCGGTTTCTGGAGGGTTCTCATGCGTCCTGGAAAACCGGTTTTGTTCGGGATGCTGGAGGGCAAGCTGGTCTTCGGACTTCCCGGCAATCCCGCCGCCTGCGGGGCGGCCTTTGAGCTGTTTGTGGTCCCCGCTCTGAGACGGCTGGCCGGCATGGAAGCTGGAAAGGAGGCCGTCATCAGGGTTGCCGTCACCCAACCGGTAAGGTCGAGGAGGGGCAGGGATTCCTTCATCTGGGGGGTGCTGAAGAGGCGGGAAAACTCTTTTCTGTTCACGCCCAAACAAAGGCAGGGATCGGGTCAGCACAGGAGTATGGCTGGTGCCAACGCTTTGCTCCGTGTGCCCCCGGATCTGGGGGATCTTTCCGGGGGTTGGGAAGGAGATGCTTTCCCGTTGCGGCAACGCCTTTTGGGCGGCGTTTTATGACATCATTTACGTAAGGGAGGATCCGTCTCCAGTGGTCCGATTCTCGAAGCGCAACGTATGCGTACTTCTCATGTCCGTCGTTTTGACAGGATGGGATGTGGACCTCAGAATGATATGGAGAACATGACCGGATGAGAGATAAAAGAACAGCGATCATCCTTGCCGATGGCGAGGAGAAGCGATGGAGTTGGGAACTGAGAGGCGAACCGATCGTACAGCGTGCACATCGTACACTGGAAGGTTTTTTCGACCGTATTCTGGTTGTAGCCCCGGATCCTGCTCCCTTTGAGGAAATGGGATTCGAGACCCTGGCGGACGACTACCCGGAATCGGCACGAATCGGGGCTATTGCCACCGGCCTGAAATATATCGACAGCCCTTATGCTTTCGTTACGGGCGCGGACATGCCATTGCTCAATCCCAGGATCATCCGGTTCCTCTACAGCCAGAGAAAAGGATGGGATGTGGTGGTCCCCAGGAGCAGCAAAGGATTCGAGCCATTATGTGCCGTCTACAGCCGGTCGTGTGTGGCTGTTATGGAAGAACGGATCAGCAACGGCAGTTTCAAGATCCTGGATCTTATCGCTGACGTCCGAACCCGGATCGTCAATGGAGAGGACCTCCGGGTACTGGACCCTGCTGAGCTTACCTTTCGGAACGTCAATACGAAAACTGACCTGGATGAATGTCGCCTTCACCTGGCGCGCGTGAGGAGTTACGGTCCTGCCGCGGTTTCCGTCGTGGCCAAATCGGGGACTGGAAAAACCACGATGCTGGAGAAGATCATCAGCGAGTTGGTAAGCAGGGGGTATCGAGTGGGTACCGTAAAACACGATGCCCACCATTTTGACATTGACCACGAAGGCAAGGATTCCTGGCGGCTCACCCGGGCTGGGGGGTCGCCAATGGTCATCTCATCTCCTGAAAAGATGGCCATGGTCAGGTCTCACCTGCTGGGTGAGATGTCCGTTGAAGAGATTATCTTTCGTTTCATGACCGATGTGGACATCGTTTTGTCGGAAGGCTACAAATCGGGGAACTTGCCCAAGATCGAGATCCATCGGAGTGAGCGGAGCCCTGAACTTCTTTGTATGTCGAGGGATGGAACCATCCTTGATCACAGACTCATTGCTATCGCAAGCGACGAGGAACTCCCTTCCCCGGTGCCCATTTTCCCTCTGGATCATCCCGGTCCGGTCTGTGACTTCCTCGAGGAACAGTTCCTTGGTGGAGCGTAGGCTGTGTCTCTTTTCCAGAGGAAACCAGGCTCACTGGTAAAATTTTCCTGTTGGGTGCTTTTCGCCACAGTTTTCTTTCTCATCATCGGTCTCAGCCCTATTCCTTCCCACAGTGGTCCTGTTATCGAGGTGTTTGCGGGATCCGTCTCCATGATGGTTCTTGAAGAAGCTGTCTCAAGTTTCGAAAAATCTACCGGCAGCAGGGTTGACATGATATTCAGTGGGTCGGGAAGCGCACTCGCCCAGATGCGGCTCGCCCGGCACGGGGACCTTTACATTCCCGCATCCCAGCAGTTCATGGATATTGCTCTGGAAAAAGGCGTGGTAGATCGGTCTTCAGTGGTTCGTCTCGCCTATCTGGTTCCAGCTATAGGTGTGGCCGCGGGAAACCCAAAGGGAATCCATGGACTTGATGACCTCCTTCGCTCCGATGTCAGATTTGTTATGGCGCGACCGGATACTGTAAGTATTGGACTATTCGCTGCGGAAATATTTGATAAAAACGGTCTGGGCAAAGAGGCCAGATCCAGGGTCAGCGGCTTTACTGAATCTTTCGCCCAGGAGGTTCAGTTGCTCATCCTCGGGACCGCGGATGCTATCATTGGCTGGTCCGTTCTCGGTAATTGGGATCCGGACAAACTCGAAGTGATCCCAATACAGCCGTCCAGCGTTCCGCGGATCGCTTACATTTCAGGTGCGGTTTCAGTATATTCAAAGAACCCGGTTCTGGCTCGGGGCTTTCTCAATTATTTGGCCGGCGAGAAGGGAAAAGCTATTTTCGAATCACATGGCTATCCGACGGATGTGAATGATATTCGCCACATGGTCACACCTGCCGTTACCGTAGGTGGTCGATACGAACTTCTGGATCGGTGGAGATAATGTCAGGGTGGCGCAATTGGGGATTCTATACGGCTATCGTATGTGCCTTGGCTCTCTCCCTCGGGCTGATCTTTGCCATCTTGTTCTCTCAGTTGGGTTACAGCGGGATCGGGCAGTCCCTGAACTCCTTTCTGGACCCTGGAATAAGACACGCGATACTATTGAGCCTGTTAACCGCCACGGGTTCCGCCATTCTTGCATTGCTTGTGGGGATACCTGCGGCATACGGCCTGGCGCG
This window encodes:
- the rpfG_7 gene encoding cyclic di-GMP phosphodiesterase response regulator RpfG, with amino-acid sequence MININKIIFRNLILGGITISILVGITVHFVEHNRINNYAEKLAFSESTKYSEYYNNFYHNPSISSLQTLRKIVQNTLDHDLFISIEIYDDSLNRIIRESLKDKDINEIKHDLDSKFPEFIMAGEIAHKVASINGQLYIKVMSPIRDKNKDKIIGHFEGVYHVSNDKIVEIRNKAFLSVFQSVLIVLATTFLLYPVILQLKKKLSIRSYELLDSNINTIKSLGSAIAKRDSDTNSHNYRVTIYSVSLAEKSRLSKSQIQALIKGAFLHDIGKIGISDAILLKPGKLTHDEFEIVKQHVVLGVEILENNKWLRDAIDVVLYHHEKFDGSGYIHGLKGKDIPVNAKIFAIADVFDALTSSRPYKKAFSLDKSLEILKSDAGSHFEPQFISKFEQIAKELYIEISNLENERVLNKHLDSLISRYFTILN
- the menA_1 gene encoding 1,4-dihydroxy-2-naphthoate octaprenyltransferase — its product is MKPKIAVWAAQIRAPFLLLAVALVLIGGALAHEYGQFGFLLFFLCLAGTVLAHASVNLFNELSDFRTGIDSITRRTPFSGGSGNLQAGLTSEWGVRIAAWCTLALAGAIGLYLAWRSGWILLVFILVGGLTTVFYTSRLAKFAMGELFAGMCLGSMVVVGTFIAMTGELNTTVLLASVPPGILTSLLLFLNEFPDLQADSSGGRRHLLIVLGRSVSARVYTVSLGVCYGFIVWGVASGVFPVPMLITLLTLPLAFKAAVITLKHHDDFEKMIAAQGANVGLVLGIDFLMAIAYFIH
- the mobA_1 gene encoding putative molybdenum cofactor guanylyltransferase; translation: MGVDKATLRIQGETLFERQLNAFREVFPRVLIAGDRPDLASPEVPCVPDLYPGSALGGLYTGLSTAGTPYIFAAPCDMPLPDTDMIRFIVSCRTSAYDAVVPRTSAGMEPLFAVYSRKCLPVMKSLLEEGNYRVLDIYERVNVLFIEEDSLPPGWERALLNINTRENLEHVMLDIEFKTRHDRTFND
- the moeA_1 gene encoding molybdopterin molybdenumtransferase, which encodes MSENSMLTFDEALAVIHRSVSTSEPVHVALEKALGTVAAEGIHSSVDLPPADSSAMDGYAFAYMGQRKGDNLPVTGVSMAGEPFGGVVQKDQAVKIMTGGIVPQGCDAVIPFEEVEESRDSICLKADAAFGTNIRFRGEEVGKGEILVQAGTLLDSREIGMVAAGAVPQVKVIQRPRVALLTTGTELTSLGEPLSPGRIVNSNHYFLSARLRELGCDVLPLGTVPDDMKRLKSAFIEGLEADAIISTGGVSVGDRDLVKNSLSELGFDLGFWRVLMRPGKPVLFGMLEGKLVFGLPGNPAACGAAFELFVVPALRRLAGMEAGKEAVIRVAVTQPVRSRRGRDSFIWGVLKRRENSFLFTPKQRQGSGQHRSMAGANALLRVPPDLGDLSGGWEGDAFPLRQRLLGGVL
- the mobB_1 gene encoding molybdopterin-guanine dinucleotide biosynthesis adapter protein, producing MRDKRTAIILADGEEKRWSWELRGEPIVQRAHRTLEGFFDRILVVAPDPAPFEEMGFETLADDYPESARIGAIATGLKYIDSPYAFVTGADMPLLNPRIIRFLYSQRKGWDVVVPRSSKGFEPLCAVYSRSCVAVMEERISNGSFKILDLIADVRTRIVNGEDLRVLDPAELTFRNVNTKTDLDECRLHLARVRSYGPAAVSVVAKSGTGKTTMLEKIISELVSRGYRVGTVKHDAHHFDIDHEGKDSWRLTRAGGSPMVISSPEKMAMVRSHLLGEMSVEEIIFRFMTDVDIVLSEGYKSGNLPKIEIHRSERSPELLCMSRDGTILDHRLIAIASDEELPSPVPIFPLDHPGPVCDFLEEQFLGGA
- a CDS encoding putative binding protein precursor; translation: MSLFQRKPGSLVKFSCWVLFATVFFLIIGLSPIPSHSGPVIEVFAGSVSMMVLEEAVSSFEKSTGSRVDMIFSGSGSALAQMRLARHGDLYIPASQQFMDIALEKGVVDRSSVVRLAYLVPAIGVAAGNPKGIHGLDDLLRSDVRFVMARPDTVSIGLFAAEIFDKNGLGKEARSRVSGFTESFAQEVQLLILGTADAIIGWSVLGNWDPDKLEVIPIQPSSVPRIAYISGAVSVYSKNPVLARGFLNYLAGEKGKAIFESHGYPTDVNDIRHMVTPAVTVGGRYELLDRWR